A stretch of DNA from Pontiella agarivorans:
AGCGAAGCGCCGTGGGGCGGTTATAAACAGAGCGGCATCGGCCGCGATCTCGGCACCTACGGATTCGATGAATATACCGAAGTGAAGCAGATTAACATTAATCTGGAACCGGGACCCGTCGGCTGGTTTGAGAATTAAACCCCATCCTGAATTGGAGAATTTGAAAATGAGTAAAGTCACTGTAGCCGTAACCCAAATGACCTGCGGCGAAGATTTCGAAGCAAATATTGATAAAGCTGAAAAAATGGTGCGCGAGGCGGCGGCGCAGGGTGCGCAGATCATCCTGCTACAGGAGCTTTTTGAAGGGCCCTATTTTTGTAAACTTCAGAAATATGAATATTTTGCTGATGCCCACGAAGCCACGCTCGCGGACCTGTTTCTGGCTCGCTTTGCCGCGTTGGCCAAAGAGCTGAAGGTGGTCCTGCCTATCAGCTTTTTTGAGCGCGCCGGCAAAGCGACCTATAACTCGGTTGCGATGATGGATGCGGACGGAACGATGATGGGGGTCTATCGGAAAATCCATATTCCGCAGGGCCCGGGCTATGAAGAAAAATATTATTTTGCGCCGGGCGATCTCGGCTTTAAGGTGTGGGACACGGCGTACGGGAACGTCGGGGTTGCCATCTGCTGGGATCAGTGGTTTCCGGAAACCGCCCGCAATATGGCGCTCATGGGAGCCGATATCCTGTTTTTCCCGACGGCGCTTGGTTCCGAACCGCGGATGCCTGACTACGACTCGTCTGATCATTGGAGAAGAACGCAGATCGGTCATGCGGCGGCCAACCTGGTGCCGGTTTGTGCTTCCAATCGCATTGGAACGGAGCGTGATGAGGATATTGAAATGACCTTCTTCGGCCGTTCGTTCATTGCCGATGAAACCGGCGCGCTGGTCGTCGATGCTGATCGTGAGACCGAAGGGGTCTGGACCGCTGAATTTGATTTTGAAGCGATGCGCGATTTTCGCTCGGGCTGGGGATTCTTCAGGGATCGCCGACCACAGCATTACGGTCCGCTGTTAACGCATGACGGCGTGAACCGCGTTGCCGGAATTTAGCTGAGATGGAATCAAAAGAAATGAAGATGAATCCTGTAACAACAAATCCTCACGTGGATCCCGCGCTGGTTGAGCGCGCCCGCGAGATCATCGGCCGGGAGCTTGAGTTTTTCAGCGAACGGACTCCGCGTTCAGCCGAGTGGCTTGCCGATGCAGAACAATCGATGCCCGGCGGCGTGCCGATGGCATGGATGCGGTCGCTTTATCGGCATGCGCCGGTGGTGGCCGTCCGGGGCCGCGGTGCCGAGTTTGAGGATCTGGATGGAAATACCTATCTGGATTTCAATGCCTGTGATCTGGCCATGCCGGCCGGGTTTGCGCCGGAGCCGATTGTTCGTGCCATACAGAACCAGGCTTTGCTGGGAAATCATTTTCTGCTTCCGGTACCTGACTCAGTCGAAGTGTGCCGCTTGCTTCGCGAGCGGTTTGGTCTGCCGCAATGGCA
This window harbors:
- the aguB gene encoding N-carbamoylputrescine amidase; this encodes MSKVTVAVTQMTCGEDFEANIDKAEKMVREAAAQGAQIILLQELFEGPYFCKLQKYEYFADAHEATLADLFLARFAALAKELKVVLPISFFERAGKATYNSVAMMDADGTMMGVYRKIHIPQGPGYEEKYYFAPGDLGFKVWDTAYGNVGVAICWDQWFPETARNMALMGADILFFPTALGSEPRMPDYDSSDHWRRTQIGHAAANLVPVCASNRIGTERDEDIEMTFFGRSFIADETGALVVDADRETEGVWTAEFDFEAMRDFRSGWGFFRDRRPQHYGPLLTHDGVNRVAGI